From Corvus cornix cornix isolate S_Up_H32 chromosome 6, ASM73873v5, whole genome shotgun sequence, one genomic window encodes:
- the AP3M1 gene encoding AP-3 complex subunit mu-1, whose translation MIHSLFLINCSGDIFLEKHWKSVVSQSVCDYFFEAQEKAIDVENVPPVISTPHHYLISIYRDKIFFVSVIQTEVPPLFVIEFLHRVADTFQDYFGECSETAIKDNVVIVYELLEEMLDNGFPLATESNILKELIKPPTILRSVVNSITGSSNVGDTLPTGQLSNIPWRRAGVKYTNNEAYFDVIEEIDAIIDKSGSTVFAEIQGVIDSCIKLSGMPDLSLSFMNPRLLDDVSFHPCIRFKRWESERVLSFIPPDGNFRLISYRVSSQNLVAIPVYVKHMISFKENTSSGRFDVTIGPKQNMGKTVEGVVMTVHMPKAVLNMNLTATQGSYTFDPVTKVLTWDVGKITPQKLPNLKGIVNLQSGAPKPEENPSLNIQFKIQQLAISGLKVNRLDMYGEKYKPFKGVKYITKAGKFQVRT comes from the exons ATGATCCACAGCCTGTTTCTTATAAACTGTTCTGGTGATATATTCTTGGAGAAGCACTGGAAGAGCGTTGTGAGCCAATCTGTGTGCGATTATTTCTTTGAAGCTCAGGAGAAAGCAATCGATGTTGAGAATGTGCCTCCTGTCATCTCAACTCCACATCACTACCTCATCAGCATCTACCGGGATAAAATCTTCTTTGTGTCTGTCATACAGACAGAAGTGCCACCACTCTTTGTAATTGAATTTCTGCACCGAGTAGCAGATACTTTCCAG GATTACTTCGGCGAATGTTCTGAGACAGCAATTAAGGACAATGTAGTAATTGTGTATGAACTTCTAGAAGAAATGCTAGACAATGGCTTTCCACTGGCAACAGAATCTAACATACTGAAGGAGCTGATTAAGCCTCCCACAATTTTGCGCTCTGTTGTCAACTCCATCACAG gcaGTAGTAATGTGGGAGACACACTTCCCACTGGACAGTTGTCCAACATTCCTTGGCGCAGAGCAGGGGTGAAATACACAAACAACGAAGCCTATTTTGATGTCATTGAAGAAATTGATGCGATTATAGACAAATCAG GTTCCACAGTCTTTGCAGAAATCCAAGGCGTTATTGATTCGTGTATTAAGCTCTCAGGAATGCCAGATCTTTCTCTATCTTTCATG AACCCACGGCTGCTGGATGATGTCAGCTTCCATCCGTGTATTCGGTTCAAACGCTGGGAGTCTGAGAGAGTCCTTTCGTTTATTCCTCCCGATGGCAATTTCAGATTGATCTCCTACCGTGTCAGTTCCCAGAA CTTGGTGGCAATTCCTGTATATGTGAAGCACATGATcagttttaaggaaaatacaTCTTCAGGAAGATTTGATGTTACCATTGGACCAAAACAGAATATGGGGAAAACAGTAGAAGGAGTTGTCATGACAGTTCACATGCCAAAGGCCGTACTTAACATGAACCTCACTGCTACACAAGGCAGCTATACATTTGACCCAGTTACTAAA GTGCTAACGTGGGATGTGGGGAAAATTACCCCTCAAAAGCTACCAAACCTGAAGGGTATAGTGAATCTGCAGTCTGGAGCCCCCAAGCCAGAGGAGAACCCAAGTCTAAACATCCAGTTTAAGATACAACAGCTTGCAATTTCAG GACTGAAAGTGAATCGCCTAGACATGTACGGAGAAAAATACAAGCCTTTTAAAGGTGTCAAATATAttacaaaagcaggaaaattccaaGTCAGGACATGA